Proteins encoded in a region of the Patagioenas fasciata isolate bPatFas1 chromosome 21, bPatFas1.hap1, whole genome shotgun sequence genome:
- the LOC139829600 gene encoding ubiquitin carboxyl-terminal hydrolase 17-like protein 6, with protein sequence MAQNLEMVVAEGMAPPQRILFPPEKICMAWQHSQRAGAGLHNLGNTCFLNSVLQCLTYTPPLANHLLSGEHSRACGQEGFCMMCSMEVHVQQVLHSSDSAIEPWVVVDALTEIGENFQHGRQEDAHEFLRCTVDAMQRACLSGNSDLDISSQATTVVHQIFGGFLRSRVTCWSCQAVSNSYEAFLDVPLDIKAAASVTAALEDFVKPEHLDGENCFKCSKCDKMTAASKRFTVHRAPKVLTVCLKRFEAFTGDKISKVVEYPQYLDLRPYMSQAAGEPLLYSLYAVLVHGGDSCRAGHYFCYIKASDGLWYQMNDKSVDLCNSDRVLRQQAYLLFYIRCSDLEIGQKASSSPAPSEARSLLSQRVAGSKQDMAGGMEDSPEDSSSPAPASTSQQSRAGSQEASVGWLYPIWPGRINSSSSLGSCLRRFFHGCLRLCCHPRERVLHSAREDSSKEERGFSPSAHGQDNELLRSKLGQGGEIAADPHGGTMISAAGFWRSQTSFAQQGGHGAGEQVLHGVTEP encoded by the exons aTGGCCCAGAACCTGGAgatgg TCGTTGCTGAGGGAATGGCTCCGCCGCAGAGGATCCTCTTTCCCCCAGAGAAGATTTGCAtggcctggcagcacagccagagagctGGAGCGGGACTGCACAACCTGGGCAACACGTGCTTCCTCAACTCCGTCCTGCAGTGCCTGACCTACACCCCGCCTCTGGCCAACCACCTGctctctggggagcacagccggGCCT gtggccaggaaggcttctgcatgatgtgCAGCATGGAAGTGCACGTTCAACAGGTGCTGCATTCCTCAGACAGTGCCATCGAGCCTTGGGTTGTCGTCGATGCTCTCACAG aaataggagaaaatttcCAGCATGGCAGGCAGGAGGACGCCCACGAGTTCTTACGCTGCACCGTGGATGCCATGCAGAGAGCTTGTCTGAGCGGAAACAGCGA cttggacatctcctcTCAAGCAACTACCGTCGTCCATCAGATCTTTGGGGGCTTTCTGAGATCCAGAG TCACATGCTGGAGCTGCCAAGCGGTTTCCAATTCCTACGAGGCCTTCCTGGATGTTCCTCTGGATATCAAA GCAGCCGCATCTGTCACCGCAGCTCTGGAAGACTTTGTGAAACCTGAGCACCTGGATGGtgaaaactgctttaaatgtAGCAA GTGTGACAAGATGACTGCCGCCTCCAAGAGGTTCACAGTCCATCGCGCGCCCAAGGTTCTCACGGTGTGTCTGAAGAGGTTTGAAGCTTTCACCGGCGACAAGATCAGCAAG GTTGTGGAGTATCCCCAGTACCTGGATCTTCGCCCGTACATGTCTCAGGCAGCCGGAGAACCGCTCCTCTACTCCTTATACGCCGTCCTGGTGCACGGAGGTGACAGCTGCCGCGCAGGACACTACTTCTGCTACATAAAG GCCAGTGATGGACTGTGGTACCAGATGAACGACAAGTCTGTGGATCTTTGCAACAGTGACAGAGTCCTCAGGCAGCAAGCCTATTTACTGTTTTACATCAG gtgctcCGATTTGGAAATTGGACAAAAGGCTTCTTCCTCACCAGCACCATCAGAAGCCCGTTCCCTCCTCAGTCAGCGGGTGGCCGGTAGCAAGCAG GACATGGCGGGGGGCATGGAGGACTCTCCAGAGGACAGCAGCTCCCCCgcaccagccagcaccagccagcaaagcCGGGCAGGTTCCCAGGAGGCATCTGTGGGCTGGCTGTACCCCATCTGGCCAGGGAGGATCAACAGCAGCTCCTCCCTGGGCTCCTGCTTGCGTCGCTTCTTCCACGGCTGTCTCAGGCTGTGCTGTCACCCCCGCGAGCGTGTGCTCCACTCTGCACGAGAGGACAGCAGCAAAGAGGAGCGGGGATTCAGCCCTTCTGCCCACggccaggacaacg AGCTGCTCAGGAGCAAACTCGGCCAAGGCGGAGAGATCGCAGCAGATCCCCACGGCGGGACTATGATCTCCGCAGCCGGTTTCTGGAGATCACAGACCAGCTTCGCCCAGCAAGGAGGACACGGAGCTGGAGAACAAGTCCTCCACGGTGTGACCGAGCCCTAA